The following is a genomic window from Rhinatrema bivittatum chromosome 12, aRhiBiv1.1, whole genome shotgun sequence.
TCTCCATGGTTTCtctatttttctgagtttccgtttggctgctctgatgtttttgttgTACCAGAGATTCTGATTTTTTGATTCTTTTATAATTTTCGTTATTTGGGGATTTATCTTATCTGCTATTGTTTTCGTTATGGTGATCCAGGAAGATGTTGTGTTTTCTGTGTTTGATAGATCTATATTTGTTCAGTTTGAAGATTTGCTTGAAGAGTTTTAATGCAGAAAGGTGGACGATAATAGAAGGATTTGGTTGTGTTTTTTCTTGTGGTGTGTTTATAATTTGAATATAGATTTGTGTGGATgatagagtggtctgaccatggtatttttGTTATCTTCGTTTGATGGTTAGACCAAACTTGGTAATGATGATTAGGTCtagtgtatgacctgctttgtgggtagggccattgataatttgattgagacctagtgatgatagtgcatcaatgattGAGGAGCAGGCAGGCGAGTAGGGAGTAGAGACAatgtgtaagttgaagtcaccaagaataATTCTGGGTTTGTTAATAGATAATTTGGTCAGGAAAAATGTAataagtggtgagcagtttttttcgagagtatttggggggggaggggcagtatactaggcaaatttgtaagtgtggagaatcaaatagtgcaatttccagtggagAACAATTGCTTGTTGGAATTAGTTTCATCCGTAGGTTTTTTTTTGGTGATGAGGTGATGAGGCCCTccgcctttctttttaggtctggaTAAAGAAAAAGTTCTATAGGTGGAGTTGTTGATTTGGTTAATTATTACTGTGTCTGTTTTTtacccatgtttctgtgatggctataAAGTCTGgattttcatcttggagaaggtcgTTGATGATTGGTATTTTTTTGATTAttgattgagcattaaagagtAGGAAAGAAAGTGTTAGATAGTTACAGAGAGGTGGTGTTGTTGTGAGTAATGGTTGTGGGttgatatttgttttgttttagatttcATACCTCTTTCGTTCCGGTTGTTGTCAGTGTTTGGTCCATCTCTGTTGTCCTTGcagattttggggggttttgaTGGTTTGCCATTCTTATTAACGTTCGGAGAATATCTGGAGATTATGTATTGCTGGCACTGCGgattgcatgaaggggtgcacaaaggggagagccccttcgGAGCGCGATGCCTGGAGGTGTCGCTGTCTTAGCGCTCCGGCGCTGGCGACGTCGGGTTGGTGGACGTGGCTAGGGATTGCGATCTCACGCTCTAAGGTCCCAGtaatttaaattttcttttctcttttgtttctttCCTCGCCGCTGTCAGGCAGTTATTCCTGAATTTCAAAGCTTTATTGGAATGTGCTTGCGGACACACAGGGAAAATATCCCAACGTCCCGCGCCCAACCGTCCAAAACTTTCTTCACCCTGAAACTGCTCGTGGGAGTAACCCTCCCTCTTAATTTCTGGAAGAATGCGAAACCGGCCAACTGCGATCTCACTGTTGCAACCGAAGTCCCCTTGTCGTTGGCCTCCAATATGAATTGGATAATATCCTGCTCCTTGACCTCATGCACGCTTCGCCCGGTGCGTCGCAAAAAAACCTGACACTGCTGCTTGTCCCGTAGTATACGCCTTCCAGGTTGCTGGTGTGACCGATCTTTGAATCAGCTcccattcctcttcctcccctcaaGCCATGTCGTATGCCGAGCCTCCCTCTCCAGGTGACCTCATATGGGGACGTTCTGTCGCAAATTATGTGAACGAACGTTGGTGCTTACACCCTCCTATCCTTCCCTTACTCCCGTCCTTCTCCTCTCCTTAGTAATCCCACCCTGATTCCATTTgcatattattttattaatttattaataatttttattatttacttttttttttttttagctgatgcTTAACCTGGCTCGTCCCTTTAATGCCTAACGCCATACTCGTTATGGTACACTTGGATGCTGAGTGTGGCCCGCTACACAATGGACACGCATGCCTAAATTTACATTCGGGAAATAAGCAAGTAGCCCTGTTGAAACGCCAGCACACGTCAGATCCGCTCAGGGCACTTCTGGccttttgcgggggggggggtggtggtaacGTACCTCGTGAAGCCCCTAACTTCCCGCTGCCAACGGCGCTTACACTCACTACCCTACCTACTCCTCCCCTTTATTGGTCATTTGAGTCAACCACAAGTTTGTCTTGTGTACCCCACGACATAAACCGATTCCCTGCCATTTTTTCCCTAAAccgctcatcatagttgagccaagcccaaccttcgtaatcctTATAAGCACCCAGGAGACTATCACCATAAGCTAATAATGCCCCGTACTGGTCAGGCTGGTAATGGCTTACCACACTGGCTAACCGGAGAAAATCTCGAACCCAATTAATTATGTTCTTGGCTATTTTAGGTTCAGTGTAATCCCCTCCTTTCTTCTTGTTTTTTCTGCGCGTCTTCTTGTCACCCTGCCTGCTTGCTAATAATCGAAAAATGTTAACATATCTCCTTTTCCTTATCCCATGTCTTACGCGCTTTGGCACTCCCTCCCACAATTCAGTCAAGGATGCTAAAGCCGGGTGACCCATATCCTGGCTGGGGCCTGCTCCTGTAGCCCGGTCGTATTTTCCAGCCGCAGAACTATCCGAGGAGGACGTAGTAGGCGAGTCCGAACTATCAGTAGTGCTCTCCttgtggctcctcctcctctttctaccCTTTGCCATGGTGTTGACACTATTCCCTGCCCCTTCGTTACCTTCGCTCACTCTTCGCAGTGATCCGGACATAGGTTCTCCTGCTCCACGCTCCTGTGACTCTCCCCTCTGTGGCCGCCCACCTCTTGGCTCCTCCATCCTTCTCAGCATGACGGAGCCGGCGCCTCCTCTTCATTGTAACCTGAAAGCACAGGAAACCCAGCAGCAGCATCTCGCCCCGACACAATCCTCCCCACTGCGTATGTACTCTCCTTACCAAGCATCCTCCTGGAAACCGGAGCTGACCGGCTCTGGGTGTATTCACTCTGGTGGGAAACTTTCTGAGGGGATCCCTTCCTGCTACCCCACGTGGGCCCCGAGGCTGTCCCCATGAATTCCCCGGCCTTTTGCCTGGCCCCTTTTGCCCCGGCATCACCCCCATCCCCCCAGTTCTCCTGCCTCAGCCACCATAACCGAAACATTGGCCTGCCTCTTTCATTGAAGCATACGATAAGCCGCACTCATCACATGCAGTCCTCTCTTCCCCACTTGTCTGTCCTGAGAGACGCTGCCGTTGTGCAATCGCTCTGTGCTCTCCCCCTCGGGTGGCTCGTCCTCCCTTGTTTTTGTCCTCAGCTCCTGAACCTCGACCTCCTCTGCTCATGCTCAAAGACTCAGCTCTTGGCGCCATGCGCCCGCGCGCCGGCTTTCGCGTCTTCGTTCCAGCCGCCATTTTGTTCCTTGGCGCCTCGCCGCCTCACGCGCCAGTAGGCTGGCGTCCGGTCAGGCCTCCTCAGACGTGGGAAGGAGACATGAGCAGCCCCCCTCAAGAGATAGGAGATGAAGGGCAGGTCGTGAGCGAGTCCCCCAGGTGGACTCCAGGTGTCCCCCAGGTGGACAGTGCACCTACCCCCATGTCGCTGGGGGTAGGTGCGCTGTCCACCTGTCCTATCtctcgcctgctctcctgcggcTCCTCCGCTTCTTCATGGGAGTAGGCCTCAGGGCCGCTTTCTCCCGAGCTAACGTCCGCTCGCGGTGGAGAACGAATCTTGTGTGCAGCTGCGCCCTTGCTGCTTGTGGGGGGGCTCCGGGACCGTCGATACGGGCAGGGATTTACGCCCTTTTCTGGCAGGGATAGGCACTGTCCCTGCCGCAGACCCTTTGTCTTTACCTTTGGGCATGGCCGAAAAGCGTGGCTTACTCGAAAAGCCGGAACTTGCGACAGCAAGGACAAGTCTGGCCTCCTGTTCAGCTAACTGCCCTTAGCTGAATGGCAACAAGGGGCTTAGTTGCTGTGTTTTGACGTGCCCTCCGCCTATTGGTCAACAGTTCCCGCCTCGCTTAACCCaatccccccctctccctgcacTACTGCTCACTGTCCTGCATATTCCCCCAGGTTATAATCCCAGCACCATACAAGCTGTTgctgctttctttttctctccagcTGGGAGTGCTTGCTGTCAGTACAGAATGCCTTATCTAGGATCTGAGGAAACGGTGAAGGACCTGAAGAGGGCTTTATCTAATCCTCATGTCCAGACGGACCGCCTCCGATACAGAAATGTCATTTTCAGAGTGATCAGGTATGGCATAGCTTCTGAATCTCTTTGTGGAATGCTCATACTTTGGAGAAACTGCatttattttctgatcctgctTGATAAATAAGAGTTATAGAAGGGCAGactaaaagaaagagagaaaatataaaattctttgtATTCTAGCATTGTTAGCTTAGATTAGCAACACAAATGTCTGTGAGTGAAGAAAAAGTTGGAATTAGGGCCTTGCTGTTTCATTTAATAAAAAGCCCAATGAATCACAAAAGTAGCATGCATCAGTGCACTGAAAACGTACAACAGGAATTCATAAGATCTTTGCCCATAAAACGGCATGCAATGTGTACAAATCTGAAAGCGTTAAGTCTTTGCATTCTTTCTTGCCCCTCTCTTGGCACGTATATTATTAGGTGCATGACCCAGGGAGTGGATGTCTCCAGTGTCTTCACAGAGATGGTTAAAGCCAGCGCTACAGTTGATATTGTTCAGAAGAAGTTGGTGTATCTTTACATGTGCACATATGCTGCGCTGAAACCAGACTTGGCTCTCCTGGCCATCAACACACTCTGCAAAGACTGCTCTGACCCCAATCCGATGGTGAGAGGCTTGGCTCTGCGCAGCATGTGCAATCTCCGGTGTGTGCTCCGTTCCTTGCAATTACACAAATAGAACTTGCTATTTGTTGTCTTTCCTTTAGCCAGCCTTTAATCACTAATACTGACGTAGGATCTATTTATGCAGGATGCCAGGCCTCcatgagtatattcagcagcccaTTGTAAATGGGCTTAGAGACAAAGCTTCCTACGTGAGGAGAGTGGCGGTCCTGGGTGCTGCGAAAATGTACGCCCAGCAAGGAGACCTGGAAGTCGGTAAGCTGCTACAGCTTTCAGGAAGGGAAAGGGGCTTTGTGACATCAGTAActgcctgtgctgctggagatAGAAAATAGATGCAAGTACCTTCTGCAAGATGAACTTGTTCGCAACCCACTAGGGCATAAAACAGATCATTCAGCTAGGAGTGAACTTTCACCTGCCTATAGAGCTGACCTGGGCTAGCACCGTGTCCAGAATTATAATTTCCTGTCAGCTTCAGAGTGGAGCTGTGCCCTGCGGTGGTTGATTCGTCCCAGGCTGCCATGAATTTGGAAGCAGGAAGTTTCTTTTTAATGCTCTGGATTAATTATTTGGAAAAGCCGATCTGCTGAGGTTTTCCCTTAGCTGCTGCCGAGGGTCGTGCTGGATTATTGAGTCGTTGAGTTTGCCTTCCCAGATGGTGCCCTGGTGAATGAGCTGTACAGCCTTCTACGAGACCCAGATCCCATCGTGATGGTGAACTGCCTGCGGGCGCTGGAAGAAATCTTGCAAAAGGAAGGGGGTGTGGTGGTCAATAAGCCCATAGCCCATCATCTTCTCAACAggtcttctcctttcctttttcttcatctCAATGTTTTCATAAAGCTTTTGACAGCTGTGAATCACAGTTGACTCCTAAATTCAACTGTTTGGATGATTTCAAGCTTTAGAGCGTTTTGCTTTCTAAGTTATACTAAGATTTTTCACTCTTACTAGAAAAGCatactttgcttttttttctgcaaaacTGTAAAGTGCTTAACCCTGGTTGTGCAGGGAAAATAAACAGAAATTGATGGTGTTTCtttaaggtttttgttttttttaaacattgctgCTTCCAGCTCGGTGGGAACTGGGGCTTCCTTCACAGCTAGCTGGGGcattgcctgtttttttttttcttcctctccccactCTTATCTAGCCAACTGACTAAAAGGCACAGACTGCAGCATCCTGCAGCTGAAACACAGAACACGTGCACCCTGAGTCAGTCTGAGATGAGCAAAGCCATCTTCCCTGAACAGCCCAGGGTGGTAAAGAGGAAAACTGATCGATCACACAGACGGAGAAACTCGGGGATTTTTTAATGGGATGACTCTTTGCAGTGTTGAAAAGTGTTTAACCTCCGATTGTAAACTCTTTTTTAGTGGTGTTTTTATTACTATGTGGATTATCTTTTACTGTACTATGTATGCTAATGACACAACATAATATTCTTCCTATTAATACCTTaatttccttttaattttttgttcTAGGATGGCGGATTTGGATCAGTGGGGACAAAGTGAGGTGTTGACGTTTCTTCTCCGTTACAAACCCCGAAGCGAGGAGGAAGTTTTTGACATCCTCAACCTGTTGGATGGTTTCCTGACTAGCAGTAACCCGGGTGTGGTCTTGGGGGCCACCAAACTCTTCCTGATCCTGGCCCGGGGCTTCCCTCTCGTGCAGGCAGACGTGCTGGGCAGAGTGAAAGGCCCGCTGCTGGCCATTTGCACGGCGGAGAGCAGGGAGCTCTGCTTCACCGCTCTCTGCCACGTGCGGGAGATTCTGCGCAGCTTGCCGGGCCATTTCAGTACCCATTACAAGAAGTTCTTCTGCTCCTACTCGGAGCCGCACTACATCAAGTGTCGGAAGATGGAAATCCTGTGTCAGCTGGTGAACGACGAGAATGTGCAGCCCGTGCTGGAAGAGCTGAGGGGCTACTGCACGGACGTCTCTGCGGAGCTTGCACAGGCTGCCATCTCTGCTATAGGTGAGGGCTCTAGCCATAGGGCTCTGATGTTTTCTCCCACTCGGCTAAGTACACTAAAGGATTTTAAGGAATGATAAATGTCTATTCTTTGATTTTGCTCACggctaattcagaatggttcctGTCCACAGCCCTCTCTTCCCCGAATAATGCGCTGTGAGCCTCCCCA
Proteins encoded in this region:
- the AP4B1 gene encoding AP-4 complex subunit beta-1 isoform X1, which produces MPYLGSEETVKDLKRALSNPHVQTDRLRYRNVIFRVIRCMTQGVDVSSVFTEMVKASATVDIVQKKLVYLYMCTYAALKPDLALLAINTLCKDCSDPNPMVRGLALRSMCNLRMPGLHEYIQQPIVNGLRDKASYVRRVAVLGAAKMYAQQGDLEVDGALVNELYSLLRDPDPIVMVNCLRALEEILQKEGGVVVNKPIAHHLLNRMADLDQWGQSEVLTFLLRYKPRSEEEVFDILNLLDGFLTSSNPGVVLGATKLFLILARGFPLVQADVLGRVKGPLLAICTAESRELCFTALCHVREILRSLPGHFSTHYKKFFCSYSEPHYIKCRKMEILCQLVNDENVQPVLEELRGYCTDVSAELAQAAISAIGRIARTYSEKCMLILTELLDLKQEHITSAVVQTFRDLVWLCPQCTEAICHTLPGCEESIQDSEGKQALIWLLGTHGARVPSAPYILEDFVENVKTEMSALVKLELLAALAQLFLVRPAECQDMLGRLLHYCIEEETNMAVRDRGLFYYRLLLAGIEEVKRVLAIPKSDPTLGVLEDRAEQAIDVWASDFNTLVPVYGKEQWAVLTAHWVEGAVSSEAEPLTSQESKTVPQGQPDPSPLTLKLDGQMEPEQFEKHWMTLPAACVTSTGWRGDAQPDALQTALRAVGIHTIAMSKAGAQPWKAYLFAQKGEDQQLFLAELLLADPKAVLHITVKQSEEQEERLRNFVALLKNAIEVFVGLKS